The nucleotide window TCGGCCTCCCTGAAGCTGTCGCCTTCACGGATGAGCGGCTTAGTCAGGCGTTCCTCACTATTGACAAAATCCCAGCCGAATTTACCTTTTATACAAGTAGAAATACCATTTGCAGGGGCCTCAACCTGTGGTTCAACCTTCAGGATTTCACGTCCTTTCGTCCATACATCGAAGCTGCATCCAACTCCACAGTAGGTGCAAACAGTCTTCGTCTTCTTGATTCTTGAGTCACGCATCTCCGATTCCATATCTGAAATCGCGAGAATGGATCCATATCCCGTTTCCACTCCCTTGGTAATCTCAATCATCGGGCGCAATGTTTCTTTCGCAATCCCTGTCAAGAAGCCCGCTTCACCTTCCATTCCTTTTTCCATCATTGCATTACAAGGGCAAACCGTTGAACAATGGCCGCAAGACACGCACGATGATTCATTGATTGGCACATCGTTGTCCCAAATGACTCTAGGACGGTCACGCTCCCAGTCAATCCTCAAGGTTTCGGTTACCTGTACGTCCTGGCAGGCTTCAACGCATCTGCCGCATAAAATGCACTGATCCGGATCATAACGATAGAAAGGGTTGGATTCATCCCTTTCATAGGGTTTCTGGTCAAAAGGGATGCTCTGGTGATTGATTTTCATTTCTTTGACTGTGTTATGTACCTCACAAGTCCCATTATTGTAGTCACAGACTGTACAGTACAGTTCATGGTTATAAAGGATTTTATCCATTGCCATTGTTTGTGCCTTCTTGACATCAGGCGCAACTGTGTCGATGATATCGCCGTTTTTAAGGACGGTCGAACACGATCTGACCATTTCCCCGTTCACTTCTACAATACAGGTATCACATGTCTCGATAGGTCCAAGGCTTGGATGAAAACATACATTTGGTACCTCAATCGAGCTGTCTGAAAGGTATTGAAGGATTGTTTGATTTCCGTCAGCCGTCACTTCGGCACCGTTGATAGTTACATTAATTTTGCCAGACAAAGCCTCATCTTCCTTTCTGTATATAAATCATTCCCCTTTCTCCTACCCTTTCAGGAATAAACATTAACCATTTTTATTGGTGTTTTTTAAAACACTGCCATGGCAATAATCTTTGCTCTTGCATACAAAAAGACTTTTCATTTAGAAAAGAAAAGGCTTCATTCTTATAAATCAACTTGCTCGTGTTGGCTTATAAAAACCTGCATGAGTCCTGTTCCGCTTCATCAGAGACGAGGAGATAAAAAGTTCTTCCCTCAGCTGTGATTTCCTTTGTAAAACCATAACGTTCCAATGCTTCGCAGTCGTTTTCTACTAAGATAGCTGACGAAAATAGCAATGCCTGCAAATGGAATAACATTATCTCCAATGCCTCCTTAAGCGAGTTATCAAGAGGAAGATCTTCCACTATAGATAGCCTTCCTCGGATGCCAAATGCTTCCTTAGCAAACTCGATTGTCTCTGTGAACCTCTCGGATATAGATGAAGCACTGCTAAGGATATCATTCCAATTATCGTCAAAAACGTAAGCCTGCCAAGATGATTCCTTAGAAGTTGCTAAAATCTCAATTTTAAGATAATGAACTTGATCATCATAATAATAAATGGCTTCCATTTGGGCTAACTCCTTTACTATTTTTGATATAGTCTTCCTCATCCGGCCAAGCTTGATTAAAGGTTTGTATAAATATTGGTATTGGGAAAATACTTTGAAAATAGAAATATGTTTGCATGATTTTTGCAGGTAAGGGAAATTAAACACTGAGAAGTTTAAAGTAAGGAGGATGAATCAAGTGAAAAGAGAGCAAAACAACATTATTAAATCTGAACAGGAACTTGAACATGATCAGCAGCACAGCATGGTGTGCAATGATCAGCTATTCTTCCAGGAATTAAGGATTGCGGCTGAAGAAGCAGAACGTGACCGAATTGAAAATGGGGAAAATGCATAATAAAAAAAAAGAGAAAGGCGATTTTGCCTTTCTCCGTCTTAATTAACTGATGAACCTATCTCTTTCTGCAGCTTCTTCTTCACGCTGAGCTTCACGGTCTTCATACCAAAATTTAATATGGGTCAAAATTGAGAAAACAAGGAAAAAATTCATTGTCCAGACACTGACAAACGGGGCGATCCCCCCAAAATCGATCGCTTCATAATTTTTTAGGACCATGACAATATATGATTCAATGAACACAAGGACAAAGCCGGCTACACCTGCAATTGCCATACGCATCATAATCAATAACCACCTTATCGTTTATTCAGATTATTTAAATAATACGACTAATTATTGATTAGCGCAACTATTTTGTTCAATATTTTGCCACATTTACTCATTGACAATTTGTCACACTGTTTTTATCTATTCAGCCTCTTCTGTTTGAGCATGATTTCATATGATTTTTCGATAATATCTGTCAAAACATCACCTTTGTAGATCCTGCCAATTTTCGTATTTTCCTGATAGTATTCTACAATTTCATCAAGCTTGTCCGAGGTCTCTTTGGATACCCTGACGTTTAACTGAATCCTTTGGGCTTCATTCATAATGCTGACTTCCCTCCAACTCCTTCAAAAACTTCTATCTATCTGCTAGCAATCTGATATTATGTAGATATATGTCGCTAACTATACTGCAACGACCTCTATTTTAGCATATTCCTTCAGTATAAAACACTATGTTGTTCCCGGAACCAGTTTCCGCCCCATCCGCAAGGGGTATCTTATAAATATATGCCTTTTAGAAGATAAAAGATGGAGATAATCTATGAAACTGACAATATGGTCATACACAAAAAGATATAATATTAAAGCTCAATTTGACAAGTATCCTAACTCCGTAGTTATTTTCCGCCAAATCAAAGATTATTACTTCGTTTATACTGTTAACTGGGCCATAAGTGATCCTTTGGTTACGAAAAGTGCATTAGAGGAAATGGAATTGCTTCTCAACAGTGAACTTGGTACTCTGGATGAATACCGCCTTAGAAAGGTTTTTCACCAGGATTATGAATGATTTATTTTTAAATAATTAACCATTTACAATTCCGGACAATTGCTTTAAGATAATTTTGGAAACAACAACTGCATAGATTTTTGCACTAGGGGAGCTTTTTGCTGAGAAGAACTTTGTTCTGACCCTTATTACTCGATCTGGATAATACCAGCGTGGGGAAGTGCGGGAGAAACTCATCGTTCCCCTTTTTTATAAGCGATAGTATTCGACTGCATCCATCACGCTGGATGCAGTTTTTGTTTTTCCGAGACTTAAAAAAAGGGAGTCGTTGAGAAAATGGAAAAGAATTTGTGCGGTACAAGCGAGATTACTGGGGCAAGATTTTCGATTTACCCCATGTCAGACAGATTCGTGGAAATAATCCTGTCAGCACTGAAAGAAGTAGACACAACAAAAGTATGGATGAAGACAGATGATATTAGCACCTGTGCACGCGGGCGGTCTGAACATGTATTTGATGTTGTTAAAGCAATCTTTTTAAATGCTTCAAAAGGCGGAGACCATGTAGTCCTGAATGCTACCTTTTCAAATGGATGCCCTGGCGATTCTGCAGGCGATACCTTGATGGCAGAAGACTCCATATTGCTAAATGAAAAACTCTCAAACAGCATCAGCCAGGAAGTTGCCTGCCAGTTCGCACTCTATCCACTGGGAATAGCGAATTATATGGAGGTAATCATGGATCAAATTAAGACCGTTGAGGAACAAGGTGTGTTCGGTGGCGGAGTGCATTATGCCTCCAGGCTTGATGGGGATGCGAACCAGGTATTCACTGGTTTAGAAAAAGCATTTGACGGAGCGAGGTCCAGTGATTCTTCCCATATTGTAATGACTGTAACCATGTCAGCAAATAGTCCTTCAAGAAAGGAGGCAAAATAATGATCGAAAATTGGAAACTTCGTGAAGTGATTGTGTTATCCGTCCTTGCAGTCGTTTTCGGTGTCGTGTACCTGCTTTTTTTACAGGTGGGAAATGTTCTGGTCGGGTTATTCGGTATGATAGGCTATGATTTGATTTTTGGTATTTGGTTCATTGTTTCAATCATCGCTGCCTATATCATCAGAAAGCCTGGAGCAGCTGTACTGTCAGAGACCATAGCGGCCATAATAGAAGTTATGCTTGGAAATGCCGTAGGACCAAGACTGATCCTTGCAGGTCTTATTCAGGGACTGGGAGCTGAAGCAGTCTTCGCCGCAACAAAATGGAAAAACTACTCAACATGGGTACTGATTACTGCAGGTATGGGATCTTCCATCACCAGTTTTGTCTGGGGATATTTTTTGGGAGGATTTTCTGCTTTATCCCCAGGCTATGTGGCAGCAATGTTTTTTGTAAGATTATTAAGCGGGGCACTGCTAGCCGGACTATCAGGCAAATACATAAGTGACAGCCTTGCCAGGACCGGGGCACTGAATAGCTTCCCTCTTGGAAAAGAAGCAAGAAAGGAAAAGCTTGCCGATGAGCGGCCAGCATAAGACTCCCTTGCTTGAAGTCTCCAATTTAAACTTCAAGTTTGAGGACGATTCCATACTTGAAAATATCTCTTTTAATATTAATGAAAATGAGAACATTTTTATACTTGGTCCAAGCGGTTCCGGGAAAAGCACCCTCGCTTATTGTCTAAATAATCTTTATCCAGACTCTATCGGCGGAATCAAAACTGGAAGCATCCAATATAAAGGCCTTGAGATCTCCTCGTTCGCTCCTGGAGAGATCAATCAAAAAATCGGTTTGGTCATGCAGGATCCAGATTCTCAATTCTGCATGCAGACAGTTGAAGAAGAATTAATCTTTATACTTGAGAACATCAGGCTTCCGAGAACCGAATTTGAACAAAGGATACGTAATGCTCTTGGACTGGTGGATATGCTTCCCATGAAGAAGCGTGTGATACAAAGCCTTTCAGGAGGACAAAAACAAAAGCTCGCGATTGCCTGTGCACTGGCTATGGAGCCAGAGATGCTAATCCTTGATGAGCCAACTGCAAACCTTGATCCCGCCTCCAGTTTTGAACTTGTCAGGACGCTAAAAAGCTTGAAAAAGCAACGCCCATTCAGTATCCTTGTCATCGAACATAATCTTGATTATTGGCAGGATTTTATGGATCGCTGCCTGATTTTAAACACTGAGGGTGAATTGATATTTGATGGACCTGAAGGGATTTGTTTTTCCGATTATGCAGAAATGCTGGCGAAGGAAGGAATCTGGCTCCCCAGGGCTGTAGATGCTGGTTTAAGATTGCGAAATGCCGGGTTGCTCACAACCTCTTCCCTGCCCATTACAATCGCTGAAATCATCAGGAAGACAGACGATTTCCAAAAATGTCTCCAGCTCCTCTCAGGTAAAGAGCACAGGAAAAGAGACGATCACTCTGCATTCATTTTCGAAACCAATGGTGTCAGCTATGTAAAAACCAACAAAGCAATCATTGAAAACATCAGTTTGTCTATAAAGGAAGGGGAATTTATAGCAATAGCAGGATCCAACGGCTCGGGCAAGACGACCTTTTCAAGATGTCTGTCAGGCCTTCTCGAATTTGAAGGAGAAATAAAATTTTATGGAAAATGGTTAGATGATTGGCTTGAAACATCTAAATGGAGAAAAATGGGCTATGTTTTCCAAAACCCGGAACATCAATTCATCACGGATTCAGTAAAAGAGGAAATCTTTTATAGCTTGAAGGGGCAAAACAAACATGAGCAAAACGATAGATTAAAAGAAATTTTGAAACTCCTGCGGATGGAGGATAAGGAATACAGCCACCCCTTTTCATTAAGCCAGGGTCAAAAGAGGAGATTAAGTGTAGCGACGATGCTCGTCAATGGTCAGGAAGTCATTCTCCTGGACGAACCAACATTCGGCCAGGATGCCAATACAGCGAAAGAACTGATTGATCTCATAAAAAAGTCTTTACCCGAAACAGGCTGTATCATCATGATCACCCATGATATGGATATCATCGAGCAGCATGCAGATAAAGTGTTGGTGATGGACGGAGGAAAAATGCTATTTTACGATACTCCCCATCTCCTTTGGAGCCAATCAGATCTATTGGCCAGGGCTAACCTCAGGCTGCCGTTCGTCAAGGAACTGGAAATGTATCTGGAGGGAAGTTATCTTGCTAAATAACATGAATCCCAGTTTGAAGGCTTTTAGTGTCCTGATCGGCATCATCATGCTTTCTGTGTTTTTTGATCCCATCACTCCATTGATTAGTCTTATATTAACGGTAGCAATCACTTTTGTTTTGGGCAAAGTCAGCTTAAAGAGATGGATTCTGCTATTCTCACCTTTCATTTTTATGAGTATTGTCTATGTCTGGTCATCCCTTTTGTTTCCACGGACATATCCTGGAGACAATATCATCTGGCAATGGCAGTTCATTTCGATCACTTCAGAGGGTCTCCTGCGAAGTTTGG belongs to Mesobacillus sp. AQ2 and includes:
- a CDS encoding ECF transporter S component, encoding MIENWKLREVIVLSVLAVVFGVVYLLFLQVGNVLVGLFGMIGYDLIFGIWFIVSIIAAYIIRKPGAAVLSETIAAIIEVMLGNAVGPRLILAGLIQGLGAEAVFAATKWKNYSTWVLITAGMGSSITSFVWGYFLGGFSALSPGYVAAMFFVRLLSGALLAGLSGKYISDSLARTGALNSFPLGKEARKEKLADERPA
- a CDS encoding YkoF family thiamine/hydroxymethylpyrimidine-binding protein, with product MEKNLCGTSEITGARFSIYPMSDRFVEIILSALKEVDTTKVWMKTDDISTCARGRSEHVFDVVKAIFLNASKGGDHVVLNATFSNGCPGDSAGDTLMAEDSILLNEKLSNSISQEVACQFALYPLGIANYMEVIMDQIKTVEEQGVFGGGVHYASRLDGDANQVFTGLEKAFDGARSSDSSHIVMTVTMSANSPSRKEAK
- a CDS encoding ABC transporter ATP-binding protein, which encodes MSGQHKTPLLEVSNLNFKFEDDSILENISFNINENENIFILGPSGSGKSTLAYCLNNLYPDSIGGIKTGSIQYKGLEISSFAPGEINQKIGLVMQDPDSQFCMQTVEEELIFILENIRLPRTEFEQRIRNALGLVDMLPMKKRVIQSLSGGQKQKLAIACALAMEPEMLILDEPTANLDPASSFELVRTLKSLKKQRPFSILVIEHNLDYWQDFMDRCLILNTEGELIFDGPEGICFSDYAEMLAKEGIWLPRAVDAGLRLRNAGLLTTSSLPITIAEIIRKTDDFQKCLQLLSGKEHRKRDDHSAFIFETNGVSYVKTNKAIIENISLSIKEGEFIAIAGSNGSGKTTFSRCLSGLLEFEGEIKFYGKWLDDWLETSKWRKMGYVFQNPEHQFITDSVKEEIFYSLKGQNKHEQNDRLKEILKLLRMEDKEYSHPFSLSQGQKRRLSVATMLVNGQEVILLDEPTFGQDANTAKELIDLIKKSLPETGCIIMITHDMDIIEQHADKVLVMDGGKMLFYDTPHLLWSQSDLLARANLRLPFVKELEMYLEGSYLAK